In the genome of Halorussus vallis, one region contains:
- a CDS encoding DUF3267 domain-containing protein, giving the protein MDHNDPNESGVPRPDAGFRDPVVIPEFELRKHLLVAGLFIGIHFQLWPSMTVAYVSLILENPVNFLLAGTYIDAQFIGVFVGITVIHEAIHVAVAEHYGFEWTAGVNWVGAYILIAEQYISRSQYMRMVLAPVVAITALAGGGIVLPLGQTATVIFQLSLLVNTAASAGDLIDYLLYRRTPTETKFYNLPGNSLGEINTYAYMPEE; this is encoded by the coding sequence ATGGACCACAACGACCCCAACGAAAGCGGGGTACCGCGGCCCGACGCTGGCTTCCGCGACCCCGTAGTTATCCCCGAGTTTGAACTCCGGAAACATCTTCTCGTTGCAGGACTCTTCATTGGGATTCATTTCCAACTCTGGCCATCGATGACGGTTGCATACGTCTCATTGATTCTGGAGAACCCCGTGAACTTCTTACTCGCTGGGACGTACATTGACGCCCAGTTCATTGGAGTCTTCGTGGGGATCACAGTAATTCACGAAGCAATTCATGTCGCAGTCGCAGAACATTACGGGTTCGAATGGACGGCAGGCGTGAACTGGGTGGGAGCGTACATCCTCATTGCCGAACAGTACATTTCTCGATCACAGTACATGCGAATGGTTCTCGCGCCAGTGGTAGCAATCACGGCCCTCGCAGGGGGAGGTATCGTGCTCCCGCTCGGGCAAACTGCTACGGTAATCTTCCAACTCAGTCTATTGGTGAACACAGCAGCCTCAGCAGGGGATTTGATAGATTACCTGCTGTACCGTCGAACACCGACAGAAACTAAGTTCTACAATCTCCCAGGGAATAGTCTGGGCGAAATCAACACCTACGCCTACATGCCCGAAGAGTAG
- a CDS encoding type B DNA-directed DNA polymerase has protein sequence MPYKIDFFDGELVEWSLSDRGATSERVLDYTPTFYVGRGEGDEHSLADAQSVLEQFPTVARTVVEERRPGFRHNAENVVRVDLTSVDEIPRMARWIHEWGDPGEYRCFNVDFSREFRYCLETGRDPTPARTPTTLSIEGQAHEFSDSEVPALSVGGEQVGRSPDVALPRIEEIVDRRDPDVLLVDSSQLLAELHGLADRYGYGLQLGRRLGFQQLAGASTYTSYGRVGHSPARYNVPGRVILDLSNTFFYRESNLDGCLDLVRRSGKPLQELAWASIGNVLTAIQIREALSRNVLVPWKAWRPEQFKTMRQLHNADRGGFTFAPDVGVHENVHELDFSSLYPNIICTRNVSPEKIQCECHRGREDVPGLGYCICDERGYLPDVLQPLIDDRDEIKAELRAIEDPDRRAELEGRSAAIKWILVSCFGYQGFSNAKFGRIECHEAINAFAREILLDAKTALEDGGWRVVHGIVDSIWVTPREGVEQESLDVLAGQITADVGIHLEYEAEYDWVAFVPMRDSDAGALTKYFGAVADGEKKYKYRGIECRQRSTSPFVAGVQRELIETFDEYRSPEAVCDRVQAAVQRLRDDDVDPAELAVTTRASKRVDEYQHTTRTVAALEAASNVGREVQPGESVEFVVVDDSKASQDRVALVDEAEDYDAEYYRGEVLRAAESVLSPLGWREGDIRGYLADRVDVGLSRY, from the coding sequence ATGCCCTACAAAATCGATTTCTTCGACGGCGAACTCGTTGAGTGGTCGCTGTCCGACAGGGGAGCGACGAGCGAGCGCGTGCTGGACTATACGCCGACGTTCTACGTCGGCCGGGGCGAAGGCGACGAACATTCGCTCGCGGACGCCCAGAGCGTGCTGGAGCAGTTTCCGACCGTCGCGCGGACGGTGGTCGAGGAGCGGCGGCCGGGGTTCCGCCACAACGCCGAAAACGTGGTGCGCGTCGACCTCACGTCCGTCGACGAAATCCCGCGAATGGCGCGCTGGATACACGAGTGGGGAGACCCCGGCGAGTACCGGTGTTTCAACGTCGATTTCTCCCGAGAATTCCGATACTGTCTCGAAACCGGACGCGACCCGACGCCCGCGCGGACGCCGACGACACTCTCTATCGAAGGCCAGGCCCACGAGTTCAGCGACTCGGAGGTCCCGGCGCTCTCGGTTGGCGGCGAACAGGTCGGCCGGTCGCCGGACGTGGCGCTCCCGCGAATCGAGGAGATCGTCGACCGTCGGGACCCGGACGTACTCCTCGTCGATTCGAGTCAACTGCTTGCCGAACTCCACGGCCTTGCGGACCGCTACGGCTACGGGCTTCAACTCGGTCGGCGACTTGGCTTCCAGCAACTTGCGGGCGCGTCGACGTACACGAGTTACGGGCGAGTCGGACACTCGCCTGCCCGGTACAACGTCCCCGGTCGGGTGATTCTCGACCTGTCGAACACGTTCTTCTACCGCGAGTCGAACCTGGATGGCTGCCTCGACCTCGTGCGCCGGTCGGGCAAGCCCTTGCAGGAACTTGCGTGGGCATCCATCGGGAACGTCCTGACGGCGATACAGATACGAGAGGCTTTGTCGCGGAACGTTCTGGTCCCGTGGAAGGCGTGGCGGCCCGAGCAGTTCAAGACCATGCGCCAGCTTCACAACGCCGACCGCGGCGGGTTCACGTTCGCGCCCGACGTCGGCGTACACGAGAACGTGCATGAACTCGACTTCTCGTCGCTGTACCCGAACATCATCTGTACACGGAACGTCTCACCCGAGAAGATCCAGTGCGAGTGCCACCGCGGTCGCGAGGACGTCCCCGGACTGGGGTACTGTATCTGCGACGAGCGCGGGTACTTGCCGGACGTGCTCCAGCCGCTCATCGACGACCGCGACGAGATAAAGGCCGAACTCCGAGCGATCGAGGACCCCGACAGACGGGCCGAGTTGGAGGGCCGGTCGGCGGCGATAAAGTGGATTCTCGTCTCGTGTTTTGGCTATCAGGGCTTCTCGAACGCGAAGTTCGGCCGTATCGAGTGCCACGAGGCCATCAACGCGTTCGCTCGCGAGATTCTGTTGGACGCGAAGACGGCGCTGGAAGACGGCGGGTGGCGCGTCGTTCACGGTATCGTCGACTCGATTTGGGTGACGCCACGCGAGGGCGTTGAGCAGGAGTCGTTAGATGTGCTGGCCGGGCAGATTACCGCGGATGTGGGGATTCACCTGGAGTACGAGGCCGAGTACGACTGGGTGGCGTTCGTCCCGATGCGCGACAGCGACGCCGGGGCGCTCACGAAGTACTTCGGCGCAGTGGCGGACGGCGAGAAGAAGTACAAGTATCGGGGTATCGAGTGCCGCCAGCGGAGTACGTCGCCGTTCGTCGCCGGCGTGCAGCGAGAGCTAATCGAGACGTTCGACGAGTACCGGTCGCCGGAGGCAGTCTGTGACCGCGTGCAAGCCGCAGTGCAGCGGCTTCGCGACGATGACGTAGACCCCGCGGAGTTGGCGGTCACCACGCGAGCGTCGAAGCGCGTCGACGAGTACCAGCACACGACGCGGACCGTTGCGGCGCTCGAAGCCGCGAGCAATGTCGGCCGGGAGGTGCAGCCCGGCGAGAGCGTCGAGTTCGTCGTCGTAGACGACTCGAAGGCGTCCCAGGACCGCGTCGCGCTCGTCGACGAGGCAGAGGACTACGATGCTGAGTACTACCGTGGGGAAGTCCTACGGGCCGCCGAGAGCGTGCTATCGCCGCTCGGTTGGCGGGAGGGCGATATTCGGGGGTACTTAGCGGATCGGGTAGACGTGGGTTTGAGTCGGTATTGA
- a CDS encoding HalOD1 output domain-containing protein: MNRKSEALHSIEYNSEIDAYVTSFGPGTPPSEAIITTIADIQDCDPLELPPLPEVIAPDALDKIFQVSQGGGTPPEGQLIFQYCDHQITVKATGIVTLHSL, from the coding sequence ATGAACAGAAAATCAGAGGCACTCCATTCAATTGAATACAATTCGGAGATTGACGCATATGTAACCTCCTTCGGTCCAGGAACACCGCCAAGTGAGGCGATTATTACTACAATTGCAGACATACAAGACTGTGATCCCTTGGAACTTCCGCCACTTCCTGAAGTGATCGCCCCAGACGCACTAGATAAGATATTCCAAGTGTCACAAGGAGGGGGAACTCCGCCAGAAGGCCAGCTGATATTCCAGTATTGTGACCATCAAATCACAGTAAAAGCAACGGGAATCGTTACTCTCCACTCTCTCTAG
- a CDS encoding DUF7522 family protein: MTRQQISQSLSKYLNERVDDQLRGVAHYREDEFNVVYLRDDIREHRHQDEVKQMLTRIKQEGTANEEQSFPFGHMHATLRVFDETIFMHFPIENRTGVVVSLEPEVAQSLNSFVGDCLDHIYDQYPFEEI, encoded by the coding sequence ATGACTCGGCAACAGATTTCTCAGTCACTATCGAAGTACCTGAACGAGCGAGTCGACGATCAGCTTCGTGGAGTCGCACACTATCGAGAAGACGAATTTAACGTCGTGTATCTTCGTGACGATATTCGGGAACACCGCCATCAGGATGAGGTCAAACAAATGCTGACCCGTATCAAACAGGAAGGAACTGCGAACGAAGAGCAATCATTCCCGTTCGGTCATATGCACGCAACGCTTCGCGTATTTGACGAGACCATTTTCATGCATTTCCCGATTGAGAATCGAACGGGCGTCGTCGTCTCCCTAGAACCGGAGGTAGCACAGAGTCTCAACTCGTTCGTTGGCGATTGTCTCGACCATATCTACGACCAGTACCCGTTTGAGGAAATCTGA
- a CDS encoding DUF1931 domain-containing protein: protein MTDLIVKAAVKNAVEGKNVSSDFYDALDDRIENLLDEAATRADANDRKTVQPRDL from the coding sequence ATGACAGATCTCATCGTCAAAGCCGCAGTTAAGAACGCCGTCGAAGGCAAAAACGTTTCCTCGGACTTCTACGATGCACTCGACGACCGTATTGAGAACCTTCTTGACGAAGCCGCTACCCGTGCTGACGCAAATGACCGTAAGACTGTCCAACCCCGCGACCTCTAA
- a CDS encoding ribbon-helix-helix domain-containing protein encodes MSKRTLPADRQRGRDEQTDRRTVRFDESTTERLDALVADGEYVNFSDAVRELVNQRLQETDYE; translated from the coding sequence GTGAGCAAGCGAACCCTCCCTGCCGACCGTCAACGCGGCCGAGATGAGCAGACCGACCGCCGGACCGTCCGGTTCGACGAATCGACAACCGAGCGACTCGACGCGCTCGTTGCGGACGGCGAGTACGTGAACTTCAGCGACGCAGTACGCGAACTAGTGAACCAGCGCCTTCAGGAGACCGACTACGAATGA
- a CDS encoding TIR domain-containing protein encodes MAVQGHLLTEMDRKEYSRGVTPKFMARRVFFSFHYDRDNWRAGQVRNSGVVKPNYDETGFFDGVDWETLKRQSDDRIKRWIRKQMKGCSVTVVLIGSQTYGREWVDYEINKSVRDEMGLVGIRVHNIKDQNRQTDSFGKNPLSKPTLGKPGEKLSEKYNTYDWVHDDGQENLADWIEEAARIANR; translated from the coding sequence GTGGCCGTCCAAGGCCACCTCCTCACGGAGATGGACAGAAAAGAATATAGTCGAGGGGTGACACCCAAGTTCATGGCCAGAAGAGTGTTCTTCAGCTTTCATTACGACCGTGATAACTGGCGCGCTGGACAAGTCCGCAATAGCGGGGTTGTCAAGCCCAATTACGACGAGACCGGGTTCTTCGACGGGGTGGACTGGGAAACCCTCAAACGCCAAAGCGACGACCGGATAAAACGGTGGATTCGAAAGCAAATGAAAGGCTGTTCCGTGACGGTCGTTTTAATCGGAAGCCAAACCTACGGCCGGGAGTGGGTTGACTACGAGATCAACAAGAGCGTCAGGGATGAGATGGGCCTTGTTGGTATCCGAGTCCACAATATCAAGGACCAGAACCGCCAAACGGACTCATTCGGAAAGAACCCACTTAGCAAACCAACACTCGGCAAACCGGGAGAGAAGCTCTCAGAGAAATACAACACCTACGACTGGGTACATGACGACGGGCAAGAGAATTTGGCCGACTGGATAGAAGAAGCCGCGAGAATCGCGAACAGATAG